In a single window of the Carnobacterium gallinarum DSM 4847 genome:
- a CDS encoding pyridoxal phosphate-dependent aminotransferase, producing the protein MGLISDRMKTIGPSVTLATSAKAKQLKAAGIDVISLAVGEPDFQTADSIKQAAIQAIENGNASYYTPTPGVPALRQAVLKRTAEDLNLDYEDNQVIVADGAKNVLYNLFQAILNEKDEVLIFAPYWVSYTEQVKLASGTPVTISTEAKNDYKVTVAELDAAITSKTKALILNSPSNPTGMIYSKEELLAIGNWAVKHNILIVSDEIYGKLIYNGHEFISIATLSDEIKAQTILVNGVSKSYAMTGWRIGYALGNPEIIKAMIDVASHSTSNPTAVSQYAAIEALTGSQEIVEKMRLAFEERLNTAYPLLAAIPGFEVIKPHGAFYLFPNVRQAALACGFTTVDEFVDGILMEAHVAVVQGSGFGSKDNLRISYATDLETLTKGIERIHQYVLSKMND; encoded by the coding sequence ATGGGGTTAATTTCAGATAGAATGAAAACGATTGGACCATCAGTGACGTTGGCGACTAGCGCAAAGGCTAAACAGCTAAAAGCGGCAGGTATTGATGTGATTAGTTTAGCTGTTGGGGAACCGGATTTTCAAACCGCTGATTCAATTAAACAAGCAGCGATTCAGGCAATTGAAAATGGAAATGCTAGTTATTACACACCGACTCCAGGAGTACCAGCATTACGTCAAGCAGTTTTAAAACGTACAGCTGAAGATTTAAACTTAGATTACGAAGATAATCAAGTTATCGTAGCAGATGGTGCTAAGAATGTGTTATATAATTTGTTCCAAGCAATTTTAAATGAAAAAGATGAAGTCTTAATTTTTGCTCCGTATTGGGTAAGTTATACGGAACAAGTTAAGTTAGCGTCAGGTACACCAGTTACCATCTCAACAGAAGCTAAAAATGATTATAAAGTTACTGTGGCGGAGCTTGATGCAGCGATTACTTCTAAAACAAAAGCTTTAATTTTAAACTCACCATCCAATCCAACTGGAATGATTTATTCAAAAGAAGAGTTACTTGCAATTGGAAATTGGGCAGTTAAACATAACATTTTAATTGTTTCTGATGAAATTTATGGCAAACTCATTTATAATGGACATGAGTTCATTTCGATTGCAACGTTATCTGATGAAATTAAAGCTCAAACCATCTTAGTAAATGGTGTTTCAAAATCTTATGCCATGACAGGTTGGCGAATTGGCTATGCTCTAGGCAATCCTGAGATTATTAAAGCAATGATTGATGTTGCCAGCCATTCAACAAGTAATCCGACTGCGGTTAGTCAATATGCTGCAATTGAAGCCTTAACTGGTAGCCAAGAAATCGTTGAAAAGATGCGTCTAGCTTTTGAGGAGCGCTTAAATACAGCATATCCTTTACTAGCAGCGATACCTGGTTTTGAAGTCATAAAACCACATGGTGCCTTTTATTTATTTCCAAATGTACGACAAGCAGCATTAGCTTGCGGTTTCACCACAGTTGATGAATTTGTTGATGGCATTTTAATGGAGGCTCATGTCGCAGTTGTTCAAGGTTCTGGTTTTGGTTCCAAAGATAATCTGCGAATTAGCTATGCAACTGATTTAGAAACCTTAACTAAAGGAATTGAGCGGATTCATCAATATGTATTAAGCAAAATGAATGACTAA
- the asnS gene encoding asparagine--tRNA ligase: MKRITINESKDYVGQEVEIGAWVANKRSSGKIAFLQLRDGTAFFQGIVVKSEVGEEIFQLAKGLHQETSIFVTGTIQEDSRSKFGYEIVVSGVTVVGESQDYPITPKEHGTEFLMDHRHLWLRSSKQHAIMQIRNELIRGTYEFFNKEGFIKIDPPILTANAAEDTTELFHTEYFDEEAFLSQSGQLYMEAAAMAFGKVFSFGPTFRAEKSKTRRHLIEFWMIEPEMAFMDQDQSLEVQEQYVAYLVQSVLDNCDQALTTLERDKELLKKYTELPYPRISYDDAVKLLNENGFEDVKWGDDFGSPHETFIASSFDKPVFILNYPKAIKPFYMKPHPDRDDVVLCADMIAPEGYGEIIGGSEREVDFDNLSAAIKKFGLTEEDYAWYLDLRKYGTVPHSGFGLGLERAVTWISGTEHIRESIPFPRLLNRIYP; this comes from the coding sequence GTGAAAAGAATTACGATTAATGAATCAAAAGATTATGTAGGTCAAGAAGTTGAGATTGGAGCTTGGGTTGCCAATAAACGTTCAAGTGGAAAGATAGCCTTTTTACAATTACGTGATGGTACTGCATTTTTCCAAGGAATTGTGGTTAAAAGTGAAGTTGGAGAAGAGATTTTCCAATTAGCAAAAGGATTGCATCAAGAAACATCTATTTTTGTAACGGGTACAATTCAAGAAGATAGTCGTTCAAAATTTGGTTATGAGATTGTGGTTAGTGGTGTAACGGTTGTTGGCGAGAGTCAAGATTATCCAATTACACCAAAAGAACATGGAACTGAGTTTTTAATGGATCATCGTCATTTATGGTTACGTTCATCAAAACAACATGCGATTATGCAAATCCGTAATGAATTAATTCGTGGAACGTATGAATTTTTCAATAAAGAAGGTTTTATAAAAATCGATCCACCGATTTTAACGGCAAATGCTGCTGAAGATACAACGGAACTTTTTCATACAGAATACTTTGATGAAGAAGCTTTCTTATCTCAAAGTGGTCAATTATACATGGAAGCTGCAGCAATGGCTTTTGGGAAAGTATTTTCATTTGGTCCAACTTTTAGAGCGGAAAAATCTAAAACTCGTCGTCATTTGATTGAATTTTGGATGATTGAACCAGAAATGGCTTTTATGGATCAAGACCAAAGTTTAGAAGTACAAGAACAATATGTTGCTTATTTAGTTCAAAGTGTCTTAGATAATTGTGATCAAGCGTTGACTACTTTAGAGCGTGATAAAGAATTATTAAAAAAATATACAGAGCTACCTTATCCTAGAATTTCTTATGATGACGCTGTTAAGTTATTAAATGAAAATGGTTTTGAGGATGTTAAATGGGGCGATGATTTTGGTTCACCACATGAAACGTTTATTGCAAGTTCATTTGATAAGCCTGTCTTTATCTTAAACTATCCTAAAGCAATTAAACCTTTCTATATGAAACCACATCCAGATCGTGATGATGTTGTTTTATGTGCAGATATGATTGCTCCTGAAGGGTATGGCGAAATTATTGGTGGTAGTGAGCGTGAAGTTGATTTTGATAACTTATCTGCTGCAATCAAGAAATTTGGCTTAACTGAGGAAGATTATGCTTGGTATTTGGATTTACGTAAATATGGTACAGTTCCTCATTCTGGTTTTGGTTTGGGATTAGAAAGAGCTGTAACTTGGATTTCTGGTACAGAACATATTCGTGAGTCTATTCCATTCCCACGTTTGTTAAATCGTATTTATCCTTAA
- a CDS encoding DnaD domain protein has product MNNQLLQKWLRAGNVSISTILLTYYRQIGLSNEELILIIQLKSLMDQGNLFPDTAEIAQRMGNTTDSIFQGIHELIQKKVLTIETETSFDGKSQDFYNLALLWDKLALCIQQVEQQQTKAELATVEKDLYQQFEAEFARPLSPIEIETIGMWLDEDHYSVELIELALREAVLSQVYSLKYVDRILLSWERKNIKTKEQVLKESEKFRQNSMPAKSEPKQQNNESTTQVPLHNWLNNE; this is encoded by the coding sequence ATGAATAATCAGTTATTACAAAAATGGTTAAGAGCAGGAAACGTGTCAATTTCGACTATTCTATTAACCTACTATCGTCAAATCGGATTAAGTAACGAAGAATTAATTTTAATTATTCAATTAAAATCATTAATGGATCAAGGCAATCTATTTCCAGATACAGCAGAAATTGCACAGCGAATGGGAAATACTACAGATTCAATTTTTCAAGGAATCCATGAATTAATTCAAAAAAAAGTCTTAACGATTGAAACGGAAACAAGTTTTGATGGAAAAAGTCAAGATTTTTATAATTTGGCATTACTTTGGGATAAATTAGCTTTATGCATTCAGCAAGTGGAACAACAACAAACAAAGGCTGAATTAGCAACTGTTGAAAAAGATTTGTATCAACAATTTGAAGCAGAATTTGCTCGCCCGTTGTCACCAATTGAAATCGAAACGATTGGCATGTGGTTAGATGAAGACCATTATTCAGTGGAATTAATTGAATTAGCGCTAAGAGAAGCTGTTTTAAGTCAAGTGTACAGTTTAAAATATGTGGATCGGATTTTATTAAGTTGGGAACGCAAAAACATTAAAACTAAAGAGCAGGTTTTGAAAGAATCAGAAAAATTTCGTCAAAATTCGATGCCAGCAAAATCTGAACCAAAACAACAAAATAATGAGTCTACGACACAAGTACCATTGCATAACTGGTTAAATAACGAATAA
- the nth gene encoding endonuclease III: MFSKAKTIHAIEVMGEMFPNATCELTHKNSFELLIAVMLSAQATDISVNKVTPGLFEKYPTPEAFLTVPVEEIMDAIKTIGLFRNKAKHIQGCCRKLIEEFNGEVPQTRKELVSLPGVGIKTANVVLGDAFGIPAIAVDTHVERVTKRLGICRIKDNVGEVEATLMKKLPESMWVDAHHRLIFFGRYHCTARSPKCAICPLLDECREGKQKMGLS; this comes from the coding sequence TTGTTTTCAAAAGCTAAAACAATTCATGCAATTGAAGTAATGGGCGAAATGTTTCCCAATGCGACATGCGAATTAACACATAAAAATTCCTTTGAATTACTAATTGCAGTTATGCTAAGTGCGCAGGCAACCGATATTTCAGTAAATAAAGTAACTCCTGGATTATTTGAAAAATATCCAACACCTGAAGCTTTTTTAACAGTTCCGGTTGAAGAAATTATGGATGCGATTAAAACGATTGGATTATTTCGTAATAAAGCCAAACACATTCAAGGATGTTGTCGCAAATTGATAGAAGAGTTTAATGGTGAAGTGCCACAAACTCGAAAAGAGTTGGTTTCCTTGCCTGGAGTTGGGATCAAAACAGCTAATGTGGTTTTAGGAGATGCTTTTGGTATTCCGGCAATTGCGGTAGATACCCATGTTGAGCGAGTAACAAAGCGTCTGGGGATTTGTCGAATTAAAGATAACGTAGGTGAAGTTGAAGCGACACTGATGAAGAAATTACCTGAATCTATGTGGGTAGATGCGCACCATCGTTTAATCTTTTTTGGACGTTATCATTGTACTGCACGAAGTCCTAAATGCGCGATCTGTCCTTTATTAGATGAATGTCGTGAAGGAAAACAAAAAATGGGGCTATCTTAA
- a CDS encoding lipoprotein — translation MLKKIVLTAGLLFLLAGCQQTNEKTESVASKTEEKSKKMATNKMNETGYQLALEDAKNVGLNENMDDMEVTQIEKIQSFDTVKSIKDLESKTEVGIQGLIVASDPSIDIDENLIASTGRTRLTILVNQVFYGDQSLVGQTMIVDQPTGFVKKSQFKSEKETSSMSEAELNEKELIGLNGIGPATTGTELIAYLSPNDQVKAGELPNYVFYGVSLSRFDKDEKTGKYQQVVAPNSEQKATKLNKEINALVK, via the coding sequence ATGTTGAAAAAAATCGTATTAACAGCAGGCCTCTTGTTTTTATTAGCAGGCTGTCAACAAACAAATGAAAAAACTGAGTCTGTTGCATCCAAAACGGAAGAGAAAAGTAAAAAAATGGCGACGAATAAAATGAACGAAACGGGTTATCAGTTAGCTTTGGAAGACGCAAAAAATGTAGGATTAAACGAAAATATGGATGATATGGAAGTAACACAAATTGAAAAAATACAGTCATTTGATACAGTAAAGTCAATTAAAGATTTAGAATCTAAGACAGAAGTAGGCATTCAAGGGTTGATTGTTGCTAGTGACCCCTCTATTGATATTGATGAAAATTTAATAGCATCAACGGGAAGAACTAGATTAACTATTTTAGTAAACCAAGTTTTTTATGGCGATCAGTCTTTAGTTGGGCAGACGATGATAGTTGACCAACCAACGGGTTTTGTGAAGAAAAGCCAATTTAAATCTGAAAAAGAAACATCAAGTATGAGTGAAGCAGAATTAAATGAAAAAGAACTGATTGGATTGAATGGTATTGGTCCAGCTACGACCGGCACGGAATTAATTGCATATTTGAGTCCCAATGATCAAGTTAAAGCTGGGGAATTACCAAATTACGTTTTTTATGGAGTCAGCTTGTCTAGATTTGATAAGGATGAAAAAACTGGGAAATACCAACAAGTGGTAGCACCAAACTCAGAACAAAAAGCAACAAAATTAAACAAAGAGATTAATGCACTTGTAAAATAA
- a CDS encoding PBP1A family penicillin-binding protein, with the protein MTDNNDKMSRVAQKQKKEKTTLKNNGKPKMKLWKKILLSLIGIGLVGLISGAGLFAYYASSAPALTEKDLRGVVSSKILDIKGNVIKEIGSENREVAEGDEIPQQLKDAITSIEDRRFYKHFGIDPIRIGGAVVANLTRGFASEGGSTLTQQLVKLSVFSTKASDQTIKRKAQEAWLSIKLEREYSKEQILEFYLNKVYLANNNYGMAKASKYYYGKTLKELSLAQLALLAGMPQAPADYDPYVNPEDATKRRNLVLDAMYENKKISASERDTAKAEDVKVALVDHSTDNSSDLVIDAYLEQVIAEVEKKTKLNIFTDGLTIHTNLDMDAQKHLYDTLNTDQYVAYPDDQLQAGVSMVDVNTGQIRALGGNRKQTAQRGLNRATSLKRSIGSTMKPLADYAPAIEFLNYSTYQQVTDAPYTYSNGIPLYNYDRAYKGQMSIREAIEDSRNIPALKTLQAVGLDKSNQFLQGLGINIEQSDGVTKGLVESNAIGGDVTPLNLSAAYAAFANGGTYYEPYAVSKVVLQNDKEIDLSTKGTQAMKDSTAYMMTDMLKDVIKNGTGTNAQIPNLPQAGKTGTTNYDDTIAAKFPASSSPDAWFSGYTTNYSISVWVGYDDPNADNHDLNPRSQKLPGLIYKELMSYVSANIETKDWKKPNSVVSSPVLKGSDPAKKPSAYTPSSNILQELFVKGFAPTEVSSGGGGASSSDELPQPTGLSASYDATKNSIAISWNDYQFKNANYTLTVGGQSYTTADKKYTVLNPSEGTVTITLTATVGGQTSPSVSTSVEVPVKAIDSSSVDSSKEEPASSSSSSSVAPPESSSTEPPASSSESSSSESSSSSSDSTVIGGSASAESSSILARNTLSLFGFSAITKNLI; encoded by the coding sequence ATGACTGATAACAATGACAAAATGTCACGTGTTGCTCAAAAACAGAAAAAAGAAAAAACAACCTTAAAAAATAACGGCAAACCCAAAATGAAGCTTTGGAAAAAAATCTTACTATCGCTAATCGGTATTGGCTTGGTTGGTCTAATTAGTGGAGCTGGTTTGTTTGCTTACTATGCATCTTCTGCTCCAGCCCTGACTGAAAAAGATTTAAGAGGTGTTGTTTCTTCTAAAATCCTTGATATCAAAGGAAATGTTATTAAAGAAATTGGTAGCGAAAATCGTGAGGTTGCAGAAGGTGATGAAATCCCTCAACAATTAAAAGATGCGATTACTTCAATTGAAGATCGACGGTTCTATAAACATTTTGGGATTGATCCAATTAGAATTGGTGGCGCTGTTGTTGCTAACTTAACCAGAGGGTTCGCTTCTGAAGGTGGAAGTACATTAACCCAACAATTAGTCAAACTTTCAGTCTTTTCAACAAAGGCCTCTGATCAAACGATTAAAAGAAAAGCTCAAGAAGCTTGGTTATCCATAAAATTAGAACGTGAATATTCAAAAGAACAAATTCTTGAATTTTATTTAAATAAAGTTTATCTAGCCAATAACAATTATGGCATGGCAAAAGCAAGTAAGTATTACTATGGAAAAACATTAAAAGAGTTAAGCTTGGCTCAACTGGCTTTATTAGCTGGAATGCCACAAGCTCCAGCTGATTATGATCCCTATGTCAATCCGGAAGATGCGACAAAACGTCGAAATTTAGTTCTAGATGCGATGTATGAAAACAAAAAAATATCTGCTAGTGAACGAGATACGGCTAAAGCTGAAGATGTTAAAGTAGCATTGGTAGATCATTCCACTGATAATTCATCTGATCTAGTCATTGATGCTTATTTGGAACAAGTTATTGCTGAAGTTGAAAAGAAAACAAAATTAAATATCTTTACAGACGGATTAACCATTCATACTAATTTAGATATGGATGCCCAAAAACATCTATATGATACTTTAAATACCGATCAGTATGTTGCCTATCCTGATGACCAACTTCAAGCTGGTGTATCGATGGTAGATGTTAACACTGGGCAAATTAGAGCTTTAGGTGGCAATCGTAAACAAACTGCTCAACGTGGCTTAAATCGTGCAACAAGTTTAAAACGTAGTATTGGTTCAACCATGAAACCATTAGCCGATTACGCTCCTGCGATTGAGTTTTTAAATTACTCAACCTATCAACAAGTAACAGATGCTCCTTACACGTATTCCAACGGAATTCCACTTTATAATTACGATCGTGCTTATAAAGGGCAAATGTCGATTCGTGAAGCAATAGAGGATTCGCGAAATATTCCTGCTTTAAAAACCTTACAAGCTGTTGGTTTAGATAAATCTAATCAATTCTTACAAGGACTAGGTATTAATATTGAACAATCCGATGGAGTTACTAAAGGGTTAGTCGAATCCAATGCAATTGGGGGTGACGTAACACCATTAAATCTTTCAGCTGCTTATGCTGCATTTGCTAATGGCGGTACGTATTATGAGCCCTATGCTGTTAGTAAAGTTGTCTTACAAAACGATAAAGAGATTGACCTATCTACTAAAGGAACGCAAGCAATGAAAGATTCAACAGCTTACATGATGACAGATATGTTGAAAGATGTAATTAAAAATGGGACTGGTACAAATGCTCAAATTCCTAATTTACCACAAGCTGGTAAAACAGGAACAACAAATTATGATGATACTATTGCAGCTAAGTTTCCAGCTAGCTCTTCACCAGATGCGTGGTTCAGTGGTTATACAACGAACTATTCAATATCGGTTTGGGTTGGTTATGACGATCCTAATGCAGATAATCATGATTTAAATCCACGATCACAAAAATTACCTGGATTGATTTATAAGGAATTAATGTCTTATGTTTCTGCTAATATTGAAACAAAAGATTGGAAGAAACCTAATAGTGTTGTTTCTTCACCAGTTTTAAAAGGATCTGATCCTGCTAAGAAACCTAGTGCTTATACGCCTAGCAGTAATATTCTTCAAGAATTATTTGTTAAGGGATTTGCTCCAACAGAAGTTTCTAGTGGTGGCGGCGGTGCTTCCTCTAGTGATGAATTGCCACAGCCAACTGGATTGAGTGCTAGCTACGATGCAACAAAAAATAGTATTGCAATCTCTTGGAATGACTATCAATTTAAGAATGCTAATTATACGTTAACTGTTGGTGGACAATCCTATACAACAGCCGATAAAAAGTATACAGTCTTAAATCCATCAGAAGGTACAGTCACAATTACTTTAACTGCAACTGTTGGCGGACAAACTAGTCCCTCTGTTTCAACTTCTGTGGAAGTTCCCGTAAAAGCGATAGATAGTTCAAGTGTCGATTCTTCTAAAGAAGAACCTGCTTCATCCTCTTCTTCTAGCAGTGTGGCTCCACCTGAATCTAGCAGCACTGAACCGCCTGCTTCTAGCTCAGAAAGTAGTAGTTCAGAATCTTCATCTAGTTCAAGTGATTCAACGGTTATAGGTGGCTCTGCATCAGCTGAGAGTTCTTCCATACTGGCTAGAAACACCCTATCACTATTCGGATTCTCAGCTATTACTAAAAATTTGATTTAA
- the recU gene encoding Holliday junction resolvase RecU, with translation MAINYPNGKSYVNSAESSKKKQAPKKDPSYAKRGMTLEDDINASNETYLAFGKAVIHKKPTPVQIVQVDYPKRSAAVIKEAYFRQASTTDYNGVYRGYYLDFEAKETKNKQSFPLKNFHQHQITHMQQCLKQQAICFVLLRFSLSNRIFLLEAKELIQFWELKDHEGRKSISLESLEKCGHELYYSLAPRIPYLDVVDILIQRSNQELG, from the coding sequence GTGGCTATTAATTATCCAAACGGTAAGAGCTATGTTAATAGTGCCGAATCTAGCAAAAAAAAGCAAGCCCCAAAGAAAGATCCTTCCTATGCTAAAAGAGGAATGACCTTAGAAGATGATATCAATGCCAGTAATGAAACTTATCTAGCTTTCGGAAAAGCCGTTATTCACAAAAAACCTACACCTGTTCAAATTGTACAAGTGGATTATCCAAAGCGTAGTGCTGCCGTTATTAAAGAAGCCTATTTTAGACAAGCCTCAACAACTGATTATAATGGTGTTTATCGTGGTTACTATTTAGACTTTGAAGCAAAAGAAACAAAAAACAAGCAATCTTTCCCACTTAAAAATTTCCATCAGCACCAGATTACTCATATGCAACAATGCTTAAAGCAACAAGCAATTTGTTTTGTTTTGCTGCGTTTTTCATTATCTAATCGCATATTTTTACTGGAAGCCAAAGAACTTATTCAATTTTGGGAATTAAAAGATCATGAAGGACGAAAATCAATTTCATTAGAAAGCCTTGAAAAATGTGGACATGAATTGTATTATAGTTTAGCCCCACGTATTCCCTACCTAGATGTAGTGGATATACTCATTCAACGCTCTAATCAAGAGCTTGGTTAA